In a genomic window of Brucella anthropi ATCC 49188:
- a CDS encoding MDR family MFS transporter yields MTEKHSHRGLVVAAIMASMAMIAVEATIVSTAMPQIAAQLGQLNLYSWVFSSFLLTQTATTVVFGKLADIYGRKPVLVFGIALFLTASVLAGFAWSMPSMIVFRLLQGIGAGAIQPAAMTVVADLFPGVQRSKVQGYLASVWALSAVVGPLLGSLIIHNLSWAWVFWINVPVGILAASGFLLFLHEEKRTKPVSIDVLGAALFAVSISSLMIALTLMESAVSLEGILAFILFALSLIAFIWQERRTKEPMVAPDLWLKRPIAFSNLAVFLASMSIMGLTTFLPMYVQTVLDRSPVVAGFALTMLLLGWPCGATIASRQFTRFGLRPIMIAGSICIPIGTFLLVMLTPSSSATLAGTGSLIMGFGMGLLNIGALILTQDSVSWSERGSATASNVFSRNLGSTLGAAILGAVLTYGLANANHGEAITSDQLRDLLNGAEMLIDQQELRLALQHALHATFVAMMLIAVLIVPACLCVPGVKKTYEENVVT; encoded by the coding sequence ATGACAGAAAAACATTCTCATCGCGGGCTTGTTGTTGCCGCGATTATGGCAAGCATGGCCATGATCGCCGTCGAGGCAACGATTGTGTCGACCGCAATGCCGCAGATCGCGGCGCAGCTGGGCCAGCTCAATCTCTACTCCTGGGTTTTCTCGTCATTTCTTTTGACACAGACAGCAACGACAGTCGTGTTTGGCAAACTGGCCGACATTTACGGGCGCAAGCCGGTGCTTGTTTTTGGTATTGCACTGTTCCTGACGGCTTCGGTGCTGGCCGGCTTTGCGTGGTCTATGCCTTCGATGATTGTTTTCCGGCTATTGCAGGGCATTGGGGCAGGGGCGATCCAGCCTGCGGCGATGACCGTGGTGGCAGATCTCTTCCCCGGAGTGCAGCGCAGCAAGGTTCAGGGATATCTTGCCAGCGTCTGGGCATTGTCAGCCGTTGTCGGTCCGTTGCTTGGCAGTCTCATCATTCACAATTTGAGCTGGGCCTGGGTATTCTGGATTAATGTGCCGGTCGGTATTCTGGCGGCATCGGGCTTTCTTCTCTTTCTTCATGAGGAGAAGCGGACAAAGCCGGTATCGATCGATGTGCTTGGCGCAGCACTTTTCGCCGTCTCCATCTCCTCCCTGATGATTGCGCTCACCCTGATGGAGAGCGCGGTTTCGCTCGAGGGAATTCTGGCGTTCATTCTCTTTGCTCTTTCGCTGATTGCCTTCATCTGGCAGGAACGTCGCACGAAGGAGCCTATGGTCGCACCGGACCTGTGGCTGAAACGTCCTATCGCTTTCTCCAATCTGGCGGTTTTTCTGGCCAGTATGTCGATCATGGGGCTGACGACATTCCTGCCGATGTATGTACAGACAGTTCTCGACCGTTCTCCTGTGGTCGCGGGCTTTGCCCTGACCATGTTGTTGCTGGGCTGGCCGTGCGGTGCCACGATCGCATCACGGCAGTTCACGCGGTTCGGATTACGCCCGATCATGATCGCCGGAAGCATCTGCATTCCGATTGGCACCTTCCTGCTTGTCATGCTGACTCCATCAAGTTCAGCCACACTGGCTGGAACCGGTTCTCTGATCATGGGTTTCGGCATGGGGCTGCTCAACATTGGGGCGCTCATCCTGACACAGGATAGTGTGAGTTGGTCGGAGCGCGGCAGCGCCACGGCATCAAACGTCTTCTCGCGCAATTTGGGCAGTACGCTCGGAGCAGCCATTCTCGGTGCGGTGCTGACCTATGGTCTTGCCAACGCCAATCATGGCGAAGCGATTACGTCAGACCAACTTCGGGATCTGTTGAATGGCGCGGAGATGTTGATAGATCAGCAGGAGCTTCGGCTAGCGCTTCAACATGCCCTGCACGCAACTTTTGTAGCGATGATGCTTATCGCCGTTCTGATCGTGCCAGCCTGCCTTTGTGTGCCGGGGGTGAAAAAGACTTACGAAGAAAACGTGGTGACCTGA
- a CDS encoding helix-turn-helix domain-containing protein: protein MLPSALAKPDSEYFQVVNYGYSYNVADLMATVFRLPMEILELLAINLRRIRVARGISQDDLALISGVERAYTGRLERGAMNPTVKTLAKLATALECSVADFFAEPDEEALLRNNLRPGRRGQTDIKE from the coding sequence ATGTTGCCCTCCGCCTTAGCAAAACCCGATTCTGAATATTTTCAGGTCGTAAATTACGGGTATTCCTATAACGTGGCCGATCTAATGGCAACGGTGTTTCGTCTGCCAATGGAGATTCTAGAATTATTAGCAATTAATCTGAGGCGCATTCGCGTTGCTCGCGGCATATCGCAGGACGACCTTGCATTGATTTCAGGCGTAGAACGCGCCTACACGGGTCGTCTTGAAAGAGGAGCGATGAACCCAACAGTTAAAACGCTTGCCAAGTTGGCAACAGCGTTGGAATGCAGTGTTGCGGATTTTTTTGCAGAGCCGGATGAAGAGGCATTGTTAAGAAACAACCTGCGACCGGGACGCAGAGGCCAAACCGACATCAAAGAATAA